Proteins co-encoded in one Salvia splendens isolate huo1 chromosome 4, SspV2, whole genome shotgun sequence genomic window:
- the LOC121798462 gene encoding transcription factor TCP20-like, with translation MSSSSIKRPHFSPLVMEHKPSNPNMALAIIDDDAKKKQLAPKRTSNKDRHKKVEGRGRRIRIPALCAARIFQLTRELGHKTDGETIQWLLQQAEPSIVAATGTGTIPASALASAGSSVSEQGSCVYSRLVESGMGIRASSISMMNEGIWPSFNGFGSAINIQSANRGVKLGFEFPVPGLELGLSQEGQMGLNLQAFSHFYQHIGDCSGGDQSQEKENSQGSGH, from the coding sequence ATGTCCTCTTCATCAATCAAGAGGCCCCATTTCTCGCCTCTTGTCATGGAACACAAACCCTCAAACCCAAACATGGCGCTGGCCATCATCGACGACGACGCCAAGAAGAAGCAGCTCGCTCCCAAGCGGACTTCCAACAAGGACCGCCACAAGAAGGTCGAGGGCCGCGGCCGCCGCATCAGGATTCCTGCTCTCTGCGCCGCTAGAATCTTCCAGCTCACTCGGGAGCTCGGGCACAAGACGGACGGAGAGACGATCCAGTGGCTGCTGCAGCAGGCCGAGCCGTCGATCGTGGCTGCCACAGGCACCGGAACCATTCCGGCGTCTGCCCTGGCGAGTGCAGGGTCGTCTGTTTCGGAACAGGGGAGCTGTGTGTATTCGCGGCTGGTGGAGAGTGGGATGGGGATTAGGGCGAGCTCAATTTCGATGATGAATGAAGGGATTTGGCCTTCCTTCAATGGATTTGGATCAGCAATAAATATTCAAAGCGCGAATCGCGGGGTGAAGCTAGGGTTTGAGTTCCCGGTGCCCGGGCTGGAGCTGGGGCTGTCGCAAGAGGGGCAGATGGGCCTTAATCTGCAAGCTTTCAGCCACTTTTATCAGCATATTGGGGATTGCAGTGGCGGAGATCAGAGTCAAGAGAAGGAGAATTCGCAGGGATCAGggcattag